A portion of the Chromobacterium sp. IIBBL 290-4 genome contains these proteins:
- a CDS encoding GNAT family N-acetyltransferase: MGRAPVNVTLRPPEPERDAEAVHALIERYRATLAQWMSQVVKPRSAAEAEAFLRQQAKSNADGGSAHRIIEVDGEIAGICSLHGISQTHMSARVGYWLADHHVGKGAMRQALAQLLDHAFDDLGLHRVELGCAPENIRSCRVAERLGFRLEGELRDAQRLNGRFWNMRCYGLLASEWKERA, encoded by the coding sequence ATGGGCCGCGCGCCGGTGAACGTCACGCTGCGGCCGCCGGAACCGGAGCGCGATGCAGAAGCTGTGCATGCCTTGATCGAGCGCTATCGCGCCACGCTGGCGCAGTGGATGAGCCAGGTAGTGAAACCGCGATCCGCTGCCGAGGCGGAAGCGTTTCTGCGTCAGCAAGCGAAGAGCAATGCGGATGGCGGCAGCGCGCACCGCATCATCGAGGTGGATGGCGAAATCGCCGGCATTTGTTCCCTGCATGGCATCAGCCAGACGCATATGAGCGCGCGGGTGGGGTATTGGCTGGCCGACCATCACGTGGGCAAGGGCGCGATGCGGCAAGCGCTGGCGCAATTGCTGGACCATGCGTTCGATGATCTGGGCCTGCATAGAGTTGAACTCGGCTGCGCGCCGGAAAATATCCGCAGTTGCCGGGTGGCGGAACGCTTGGGTTTTCGGCTGGAAGGCGAGTTGCGCGACGCGCAGCGGCTGAATGGCCGGTTTTGGAATATGCGTTGTTACGGCCTGTTGGCCAGCGAGTGGAAGGAAAGAGCATGA
- a CDS encoding GNAT family N-acetyltransferase, with translation MSDIVSACRVALRAPDLIDAPALFALIDQDRDHLRTWLPWVDKTLSIADSRQFLAGVLEGRRDGAPCRHWLIEADGELAGCIDLHALSGQHRHGSLGYWLASRCSGRGVMTQAVSQVLDIAFGEMGLHRVALVAGAANHRSRAVASRLDFALEGVMREYLHLHDRYFDASLYSMLASQWAARR, from the coding sequence ATGAGCGATATCGTCAGCGCATGCCGCGTGGCGTTGCGCGCGCCGGATTTGATCGATGCGCCGGCGCTGTTTGCCTTGATCGATCAAGATAGGGATCATCTGCGGACGTGGCTGCCATGGGTGGATAAAACCCTGTCGATAGCGGATTCGCGCCAGTTTCTGGCAGGCGTGCTGGAGGGCAGGCGCGACGGCGCGCCTTGCCGTCATTGGCTGATCGAGGCGGACGGCGAACTGGCGGGCTGCATTGATCTGCATGCACTCAGCGGTCAGCATCGCCACGGCAGCCTGGGCTATTGGCTGGCTTCGCGTTGCAGTGGCCGAGGCGTGATGACGCAGGCGGTGAGTCAGGTGCTGGACATCGCTTTCGGCGAGATGGGTTTGCATCGGGTCGCCTTGGTGGCCGGCGCGGCGAATCATCGCAGCCGGGCGGTGGCGAGCAGGCTGGACTTCGCGCTGGAGGGCGTGATGCGCGAATACCTGCATCTGCATGATCGATACTTCGATGCCAGCTTGTACAGCATGCTGGCCAGCCAATGGGCCGCGCGCCGGTGA
- the nrdR gene encoding transcriptional regulator NrdR — MKCAFCGNPDTQVIDSRVSEDGSSIRRRRRCPACDKRFTTFETADVRMPQVVKTAGHRSEFDIDKVRTSFLRALHKRPVPTALVDEAIDRICHKLLQLGEREVSSRQIGEMVMNELAKLDKVAYVRFASVYRSFQDISEFSDAIKEIQKSSH, encoded by the coding sequence ATGAAATGCGCTTTTTGCGGCAACCCCGATACTCAGGTGATCGATTCCCGCGTCAGCGAGGATGGCAGCAGCATCCGCCGCCGCCGCCGCTGCCCGGCGTGCGACAAGCGCTTCACGACGTTTGAAACCGCCGATGTCCGGATGCCGCAAGTGGTCAAGACGGCGGGGCATCGCTCCGAATTCGATATCGACAAGGTGCGCACCAGCTTTCTGCGCGCCTTGCACAAGCGGCCGGTGCCGACCGCGCTGGTGGACGAGGCGATCGACCGCATCTGCCATAAGCTGCTGCAACTGGGCGAACGCGAAGTCAGCAGCCGGCAGATTGGCGAAATGGTGATGAACGAGCTGGCCAAGCTGGATAAAGTGGCTTATGTCCGCTTTGCATCGGTGTATCGCAGTTTTCAGGATATTTCCGAGTTTTCCGATGCGATCAAGGAAATTCAGAAATCATCGCATTGA
- a CDS encoding IS3 family transposase (programmed frameshift), whose protein sequence is MESRIKRTQQDYSLAFKLSVVEQVEKGELTYKEAQRRYGIQGRSTVLVWLRKHGLQDWSAQPSRSAQGIAMGNQGNKPLTPEQRIKELETQLKEANEKAQLFEAMLEVLKKDYGVRVKKAFGQVLAQRLVQGLSVGRACRYVQLSRQAYYKRRQSESHRAERNGKVIAWVRDVRLRQPRLGTRKLHHVLQSRMAEAGIKLGRDGLFDLLRTARLLVVPQRAYHKTTHSHHRFYRHPNLLKAGPHQVVPTGPEQVWVADITYLPTAQRFAYLSLVTDAYSRKIVGYHVHDSLQAEEVSGALKMALRTRRSRQPLIHHSDRGIQYCSAYYQQIHERHGLMCSMTDGYDCYQNALAERVNGILKGELLLHRPADLQQARKMVEQSVRIYNQERPHQGLKYKTPDEVHRASVASI, encoded by the exons ATGGAATCAAGGATTAAACGTACCCAGCAAGACTACAGCCTGGCTTTTAAACTGTCGGTCGTAGAGCAGGTAGAAAAAGGCGAACTGACTTACAAAGAGGCGCAACGCCGCTATGGTATTCAAGGTCGTTCGACGGTGCTGGTATGGTTACGTAAGCACGGTTTGCAGGACTGGAGTGCCCAGCCCTCCCGTAGCGCCCAGGGGATCGCGATGGGGAATCAAGGCAACAAGCCGCTGACGCCAGAACAGCGGATCAAGGAACTGGAAACCCAACTCAAAGAGGCCAATGAGAAGGCGCAGCTATTCGAAGCGATGCTTGAGGTCTTGAAGAAAGACTACGGGGTGCGCGTA AAAAAAGCCTTCGGGCAGGTCCTTGCCCAAAGGCTCGTCCAGGGGTTGAGCGTGGGCCGGGCCTGTCGATATGTCCAGCTGAGCCGCCAGGCCTATTACAAGCGCCGCCAAAGCGAAAGCCATCGTGCCGAACGGAATGGCAAAGTGATCGCGTGGGTGAGGGACGTGCGCTTGCGCCAGCCCCGACTGGGAACGCGGAAGCTGCACCATGTGCTGCAATCGCGAATGGCGGAAGCGGGGATCAAGCTGGGACGGGACGGTTTGTTCGATCTGTTGCGTACAGCCCGCCTGCTGGTCGTGCCGCAGCGGGCGTACCATAAGACCACACACAGTCACCATCGCTTTTACCGCCATCCTAATCTGCTCAAGGCCGGGCCGCACCAAGTCGTCCCGACGGGGCCGGAGCAGGTCTGGGTGGCGGATATCACCTACTTGCCGACAGCGCAGCGGTTTGCTTACCTGAGTCTCGTGACTGACGCTTACTCAAGGAAAATTGTTGGGTATCACGTGCATGACAGCCTGCAGGCGGAGGAAGTCAGCGGAGCCCTCAAAATGGCCTTGCGGACGCGACGTTCACGGCAGCCGTTGATTCACCACTCCGATCGCGGCATTCAGTATTGTTCGGCCTACTATCAGCAGATCCACGAACGACACGGGCTGATGTGCTCAATGACGGATGGCTACGATTGCTACCAGAATGCCCTGGCAGAGCGGGTGAACGGCATTCTAAAAGGCGAACTGCTGCTGCATCGCCCAGCCGATTTGCAGCAGGCGAGGAAAATGGTGGAGCAGTCGGTGAGGATCTACAACCAGGAGCGCCCTCACCAGGGCTTGAAATACAAGACGCCCGATGAGGTACATCGGGCGTCTGTCGCGAGCATCTGA
- the glyA gene encoding serine hydroxymethyltransferase: protein MFAADQTIAKFDPELAAAIAAECQRQEDHIELIASENYTSPAVMEAQGSQLTNKYAEGYPGKRFYGGCEHVDVVEQLAIDRVKQLFGAEYANVQPHSGSQANQAVYFSILKPGDTVMGMNLGHGGHLTHGSPANLSGKMFNIVAYGLNDKEEIDYDDMERVAMETKPKLIIGGASAYALRFDFERMGQIAKKVGAYFMVDMAHYAGLVAAGLYPNPVPHADFVTSTTHKTLRGPRGGIILAKAEFEKSINSNVFPTLQGGPLEHVIAAKAVAFKEALQPEFKAYQEQVIKNAAIMAKTLAERGLRIVSGRTESHVFLVDLRAKGLTGKQADALLGRAHITVNKNAIPNDPETPFVTSGIRIGSPAITTRGFKEAEAIEVANLVADVLDNPNDDALIARVAEKATALCHRFPVYAK, encoded by the coding sequence ATGTTCGCTGCTGACCAGACGATCGCCAAATTCGACCCCGAACTCGCCGCCGCCATTGCTGCGGAATGCCAACGCCAGGAAGATCACATCGAGCTGATCGCCTCGGAAAACTACACCAGCCCGGCCGTCATGGAAGCCCAAGGCTCCCAGCTGACCAACAAGTACGCCGAAGGCTACCCGGGCAAGCGCTTCTACGGCGGTTGCGAGCATGTCGACGTCGTCGAGCAGCTGGCCATTGATCGCGTCAAGCAGCTGTTCGGCGCCGAATACGCCAACGTGCAGCCGCACTCCGGCTCCCAGGCCAACCAGGCTGTGTACTTCTCCATCCTGAAGCCGGGCGACACCGTGATGGGCATGAACCTGGGCCACGGCGGCCACCTGACCCACGGCTCCCCGGCCAACCTGTCCGGCAAGATGTTCAACATCGTCGCCTACGGCCTGAACGACAAGGAAGAGATCGACTACGACGACATGGAGCGCGTAGCGATGGAAACCAAGCCCAAGCTGATCATCGGCGGCGCATCCGCTTATGCGCTGCGCTTCGATTTCGAGCGCATGGGTCAGATCGCCAAGAAGGTCGGCGCTTACTTCATGGTGGACATGGCCCACTACGCCGGCCTGGTGGCCGCGGGCCTGTACCCGAACCCGGTGCCGCACGCCGACTTTGTGACCTCCACCACCCACAAGACCCTGCGCGGCCCGCGCGGCGGCATCATCCTGGCCAAGGCGGAGTTCGAGAAGAGCATCAACAGCAATGTGTTCCCGACGCTGCAAGGCGGTCCGCTGGAGCATGTGATCGCCGCCAAGGCCGTGGCTTTCAAGGAAGCGCTGCAGCCGGAATTCAAGGCTTATCAAGAGCAAGTGATCAAGAACGCCGCCATCATGGCCAAGACCCTGGCCGAGCGCGGCTTGCGCATCGTGTCCGGCCGCACCGAGAGCCACGTGTTCTTGGTCGACCTGCGCGCCAAGGGCCTGACCGGCAAGCAAGCCGACGCGCTGCTGGGCCGCGCCCACATCACCGTCAACAAGAACGCGATCCCGAACGATCCGGAAACCCCGTTCGTCACCTCGGGCATCCGCATCGGCTCCCCGGCCATCACCACCCGCGGCTTCAAGGAAGCCGAGGCGATTGAAGTGGCCAATCTGGTCGCCGACGTGCTGGACAATCCGAACGACGACGCGCTGATCGCCCGTGTGGCCGAGAAAGCCACTGCGTTGTGCCACCGTTTCCCGGTGTACGCCAAGTAA
- a CDS encoding pirin family protein, translating into MIERRPFASLGAAQHGWLDAKHHFSFADYRDAERMRWGLLRVWNDDTIAAGTGFDPHPHSDMEIITYVREGAISHADSLGNRGRTEAGDVQVMSAGSGIVHSEYNLEPVATRIFQIWIYPDRHGGEPSWGNKPFPKADRSGVFIALASGMAGDGEALPIRADARVLGATLRAGERADYRFGAGRRGYLVLSSGEAQLNGIGLQAGDGAAIRDEETIQVSASQDAELILVDTRE; encoded by the coding sequence ATGATCGAACGCCGTCCCTTCGCCAGCCTGGGCGCTGCCCAGCATGGCTGGCTGGATGCCAAGCACCACTTTTCCTTCGCCGATTACCGCGACGCCGAGCGCATGCGCTGGGGACTGCTACGGGTATGGAACGATGACACCATCGCCGCCGGCACCGGTTTCGATCCGCATCCGCACTCCGACATGGAAATCATCACCTATGTCCGCGAAGGCGCGATCAGCCATGCGGACAGCCTGGGCAACCGCGGCCGCACCGAGGCTGGCGACGTGCAGGTGATGAGCGCCGGCAGCGGCATCGTCCACTCCGAATACAATCTGGAGCCTGTCGCCACCCGCATCTTCCAGATCTGGATCTATCCGGACCGCCACGGCGGCGAGCCGTCCTGGGGCAATAAGCCGTTTCCCAAGGCGGATCGTTCCGGCGTCTTCATCGCGCTGGCCAGCGGCATGGCCGGCGATGGCGAAGCCCTGCCCATCCGCGCCGACGCCCGAGTGCTGGGCGCCACGCTGCGGGCCGGCGAGCGCGCGGACTATCGCTTCGGCGCTGGACGGCGCGGCTATCTGGTGCTGTCCAGCGGCGAGGCGCAGCTGAACGGCATCGGCCTGCAAGCCGGCGACGGCGCGGCCATCCGGGACGAGGAAACCATTCAGGTTTCGGCCAGCCAGGATGCTGAATTGATCCTGGTGGATACCCGGGAGTGA
- a CDS encoding LysR family transcriptional regulator, whose product MKRLPDLEAWAIFAKVAECGAFARAADELGLSQATVSKAVSRLEDRMKTMLLRRTSRQLSLTEAGEAALERAARILAEGEAVEADIAEQSSALRGRVRMAAPMSFGLSHLAPLLPGFMARHPEVELDLHFSDEQIDLVADRMDLALRIASPADSSLLARRLCAVRILLVGAPSYFARHGKPEHPAELARHRALQYSNSQGGRFWRFRHAVDEEFSLEMSAPLRVNNADALAPALREGLGLALQPEFLVWQDLLDGRLETAMPDWQIDPIALYILTPPGRGRPARVQALIDYLAQSLAGSPWARAGG is encoded by the coding sequence ATGAAACGACTGCCCGATCTGGAAGCCTGGGCCATTTTCGCCAAGGTGGCCGAATGCGGCGCCTTCGCCCGCGCCGCCGACGAGCTGGGCCTGTCCCAGGCCACGGTATCCAAGGCCGTGTCGCGGCTGGAAGATAGAATGAAGACCATGCTGCTGCGCCGCACCTCGCGCCAGCTGTCCTTGACTGAAGCCGGCGAAGCGGCCTTGGAGCGCGCCGCGCGCATCTTGGCGGAAGGCGAGGCGGTAGAGGCGGACATCGCCGAGCAGTCCAGCGCGCTGCGCGGCCGGGTGCGCATGGCTGCGCCCATGTCTTTCGGCCTGTCCCATTTGGCGCCGTTGCTGCCGGGCTTCATGGCGCGGCACCCGGAAGTGGAGCTGGACCTGCATTTCAGCGACGAGCAAATCGATCTGGTGGCGGACAGGATGGACCTGGCGCTGCGCATCGCCTCGCCGGCCGACTCCAGCCTGCTGGCGCGCCGGCTGTGCGCGGTGCGCATCCTGTTGGTGGGCGCGCCTTCCTATTTCGCCCGCCACGGCAAGCCGGAGCACCCTGCGGAATTGGCCCGGCACCGCGCCTTGCAATACAGCAATTCGCAAGGCGGCCGCTTCTGGCGCTTCCGCCATGCTGTCGACGAGGAGTTTTCGCTGGAGATGAGCGCGCCGCTGCGCGTCAACAACGCCGACGCGCTGGCGCCGGCGCTGCGGGAAGGCCTGGGACTGGCGCTGCAGCCTGAATTCCTGGTCTGGCAAGACCTGCTGGATGGCCGGCTGGAAACCGCCATGCCGGATTGGCAGATCGATCCCATCGCGCTCTATATCCTGACGCCGCCGGGCCGCGGCCGGCCGGCGCGGGTGCAAGCCTTGATCGACTACCTGGCCCAAAGCCTGGCCGGCTCGCCCTGGGCCCGCGCGGGAGGGTGA